DNA sequence from the Podospora pseudocomata strain CBS 415.72m chromosome 2 map unlocalized CBS415.72m_2.2, whole genome shotgun sequence genome:
ATAACCTCCTTTTTGTCTATCCTCTATATACATCATAACAGTAACAAGATTTGCGCTGAAAAAACACGCAACGAAATGGGTATCCTAACACTCCTCAACCTACGGCAACTTAGTGCTTGCACCCGTGGGCGCAGGCCTTGTGCTTCTTGCTAGGCTtgtcgccatcctcctcagactcatcgtcgtcagactcatcatcctcgccatcgctGATGTCGTCGCTCTCCTGGGCCTGCTCTGTTTGGTTGTTAGTATTCTACATTCTGTTCACTGCTAACTCTGTCAACGGGGGCCACTTACGGAAGTACTTGAGGGCGTTGGGCCAGAGGTCATCAGCAATGGCCATGGCAACGGTATCGCCATCAGGGAAAATGTCAagctcttcctcgtcctcccaatcctcatcatcctcatcctccttcatctcctcatcctcctcgaccttctcGCCGGCCTGGCGCTTCTTGCggtcctcggcctccttcttgagggcCTCGATGTTCTCCTCGGCGGAGACTCGTTCGCCAATGAAGccgaagaagcagaagaagctcacAGAACCAGCGTCCTCGGCTTCGATTttctccttcagctccttcTGCTTGGGGGtgagctccttcttctccttaccctccttcttgggggcagccttctcctcctcccaggcAGCTTTGGCAAGGGACAAGAGACCGTTGGTCAGGTCCTTGCCGTCCTTCCACTTGATATCGACAGGCTCGCTGACATAGCCGACGAAGCCGTCCTTGCCGTGGCGCCACCAGAACTTCTTCTCGAGGACCTTGTCCTCAAAGTAGTCATTCTCCTCGAACTCGAACTTGATGGAGACGCTGCGGGGGTCTCCGCCCTCAACGGGGGTGTCAATCTCGAAGCGCTTGACGTCAATGGACTTGATGGAACCGAGGAGGATCTGAGCATCGGTGGGCTGGATGAAGGCGTCAATGTCCTCGGGGGCCTGCTCGATAACAAGGGGCCAGAAGTGCTCGATCTTGGAGACGATCTCGGCGCGCTTTACGTAGAGGTCCTTGGAAAGGTTGTACTGGTGGCGGACTGGGCGGTTCAAAGCGTTAGTATTCGGCAGTCACAAGGGCGCAGCAACGGTCGCTGGGGTGGGAACTCACTAATCTCGGTCTCGACATCGTCGAACTGAGCCTCAATTTCACCCAGCTGGTCGTAGGTAGCGAAGATCTCTTCGGCGGTGACGATGGCCATTGTGTCTGATTTGAATGGGTAAAAGACTGGGGAGACGGGTCGAGAGTGAGAtgtgagaggaggagaatatGCGGTGAAGAAGTAAGAAAAGAAGTGCCGTGGGACAGAGAGTTGGTTGGCTTTTTAAGCTACAGGTAACTGATAGACCCTCGACAggcgcaaaaaaaaaaaaaaaaaaaaaaaggttctgcccctcctcgtcgCAAGGCAGCCTACCAGCAGAGTCGCATCAATGCTGCGCGGGGTCCTGCCCTTCCATCTGCCCCGCCAAAAAGTTGTGAACTGGAGCTTGGCATCCACACAACTGCGAAAAGATAGTGGGGTAGCAAGAACGGCGGAGACCCGGGACCCTGCCAAGCAAGGTGGGGCCGTTATGCGTTCAACGGCGAGCTCTCTCTGCCGGCCTGCCCGGCCCGAGGGGTATCCATCCCGTGGGTATCCATCCCGGGGGTCTTTCTTCCAGGCACGCCAGGTTCCCGCTCATTAACATTTGGCCTCTCAAACTTCTTTTCCGTATGCGTTGCTATAAGGTGTGGGCAATTGTGTCGAAAGCTCCTTCTGGCCCGTCTAGTTGTGAGTGCTCGCTTGACAGTTGCTGAGAGTGTGCCTTCTCATCATACAGTCACCAATCACGAAACATACAGGCAGATAGGTAGCCACACGATTGCTATCTCTTCCTTCTAACCTTAGCCTCAGCCCCGGCTTTGACACAGGGCTGTCGGGAGCTCACGGCGGGGTACCCCCACCATAAAGTGCCGTTACGCAATGAGAAGCTCTCACAGACTACGCCAATGACAGCGTGGAGGTCATGAATAACCCCCGCGGAACCTCCATGGACATAAATGGCCTATAAAAAGCCCTCTTGCCCTTTTTTCAAGCAACCCGTCCTCTTATAAACTTGTTCATCTCATCCTGAAGCCAAACACAGCTGTCACAAAGCAAAAACACGAACGCGTGGAGAAAGGCAtaccaacagcagctcttTACCGCCAGTCTGCAACGCTGAGGCCCTTCCCTTCCGCTATCGGGCTGTGTTTCGTCGGAACAAGCTGCTTTATCAGTTTCCGTCTCCTCGATGAGCTTATCTCTCCTTTTCGCAAGCACCTTCGCCAGCAGCCAGAGCCACAATGCATTGTGTCATTGTTCCCCGAAGTCGGGACCGTTCTTTACTTCTGCCCCAAGGTTATCAACGGCcttggggtttgaggggggttgcTCTTTGTCCAGTCGGACGCTCCGCAATTGACTTTCTCTTAGTCAACAGATGGCGCTCCTTGCCAGCAACTGCCAGCGCGTGACCGCATCACCTTCCCAATAACTCGTTTTCAGGTGTCATCCCGAGTTCATCTGCTGCCTGACCGGTGAGCGTTTGGGTAAAGCGGCGGTTCAGTTGCCGATGGAAGGATTGATGTGACGACGAAAAAGCCGATCCGAACTCACCCGCTTCCGGGATGCTCACCGGCCACCGGAGCTCATTTTTTAGAAGCAACAATcgggttttgttttttgaaCTCGAAACGTATTTTCGTAAATTTTGACTCACGGTGGCGGTAAAGCTGCCGAGACACAGTATTGAGCCTTATTCCCATCAATTGGGAAATAGGAAGGTGTATAAAACGCCCCCAGGTTCTCCACCAAGGAACAACCCTATTTCAACCTACCGGCACTCAAGTAGACAAACCTGCCTCGAACTTGCCGAAATTCTCGATTTAGTTCAGTTCGACATTCAACAGGGTCGGCAGAATGGGCGGCGTCACTTTCATGGAGGGCAACCCGGACCGGAAGTTCCCCGAGTCCCgggtcctcatcatcatgaccgGCGGCACGATTTGTATGCAGCCCTCCGCTGATGGCCTCGTCCCAATGAGCGGTTTTCTCGAACTTGCCATGGCTCCCCGACCTTCCTTCAACGACAGCACGGCTCCGTCCAGTAAGTATACCTTACCTTTATCACCCTCAGTTCTACACGTTGACTAAGCCCCCGTCACAGCCAATATAACAGCCTACACAAAAGAAGGCCACAAACTCACCCTATCCTCCCTCCGGACCCCCACCTCAGCCTACTGCAAACACATCCGCTACTCCATCCTCGagttctcccccctcctcgattCCTCTAGCATCGCATCAGCAGGGTGGACAGACATCGCCCTCACCATCCAGCAAAACTACCACCTCTTTGACGGCTTCGTCATCCTCCACGGTACCGACTCGCTAGCTTACACCGCTTCGGCCCTGTCGTTCATGCTCTCTGATCTCGGCAAACCAGTCATCCTCACCGGCTCCCAGGCCTCAATCTTTGCCCTCCAATCCGACGCCGTCGACAATTTACTGGGCAGTCTCATCATCGCAGGCACATTCACCATCCCGGAAGTCTGCCTTTTTTTCCATCACACTTTGTTCAGAGGGAACCGCACAACAAAAGTCTCGGCCTCGAGCTTCGAAGCGTTCGACTCCCCCAACTCTGACCCCCTGGCAAAGGTGACAAGTTTGGGAGTAGATGTAAACTGGGGTTTAGTCCGGCGCCCAACCCGCATCAAAGAATTTAACGTCACCAAAACCCTCGACACGACTCACGTTGCCTCGCTTCGCATCTTTCCCGGCATCTGGCCGCAGCTGGTCGACTCTGTCCTTCGTGTCCCTGACCTGAGGGGTTTGGTTCTCGAGACGTTTGGCATGGGGAATGCGCCGGGGGGTGTGGATGGGCATCTCACAAAGGCGATCAAACAGGCGGTTGAGAGGGGGATTGTCATTGTCAATGTCAGCCAGTGTACTAATGGCTTTGTGAGCCCGTTGTACGCGCCGGGGACGGCgctggggagggcgggggtggtgtttgggggggattTGACGACGGAGGCGGCGTTGACGAAGCTGAGTTATTTGCTGGCGTTGAAGGATAGGGGgacggttgggttggaggaggtgaaggagatgatgggacggagtttgaggggggagatgacgGAGTTGAGGGTTGCGAGCTTTGTTCACCcggctggggtggtggaggaagatgtGGTGGGGAAGATTACGGCTGCGGgtaggttttttttttttttattgttGATTTTCACATTTCTCTTGAGTGGTTAATCCTAActgttttattttttttgtctACAGAATCAGCCTTTACAGCCCTAGGCTACGCAATCAGCAACGGCGACCTCCGCACCGTACGGGAGCTTTTGGAAGGGGACGAGTtcaaccaccagctcctcaaAAAAGCGGACTACGCTGGCAACACGGCCGTTCATCTTGCCGCTGTCGGGCCCGAGCCAAAGATCCTCAGGGAGGTCCTCGAGCGGGGCGCTAGCGTACACGTCAGGAATCGGGCGAACAACACGCCGCTTTATTTGGCGGAAAAAATGGTTGCCAGCGGGACGACGCCGAAGAGTGAGGAGTGTGTCGGCTTGTtgaaggaggcggggggCCATCTGTGGTTGGAGAATGAGGAGAGCATGGCTAATAGCCGGAGGGGGTCTGTGGGGGGCAGTGAGAATGGAAATGGAGTTAACGCCAAACCAGCCGAGGAGAAGTTGACTTTGGAAGTGGAGGCTCCTCTCCTTGGTGACCCAGAGAGTTTTCTCTGGGGGGGTGCAACGGAGAAGGTCCGTCAGGAACACGACGCTGTGTGGAAGAACGCGATGGAGAGAGTTCGCAAGGAGCAGGATTCTGTCATTGAAAGAGCACgcaaggagctggatgccAAACTGAGGCAGGAACTCGTAATGGTCGAGGCTGAGAGGGCCAGGCTGCTGAAAATTGGGGATACGCCGAATGTGCAGGGTGGTGCTGACGATATCGAGTCGACAACGGGAAAGATCGTCAACTGAGGGGTATACCCGAGCTGCGTGGTGATTTGGTTGGAGATGTTTTCTTGGGGTCTGAATCTTGAGACAGCGTACATGCTTCATGTAGACGTCTATGCCCAAGTTTTTGGCCATATGATATGTGGTTTCGTTTGGTTGGTTGAACATGCAAGAAATTATCTACCGATAGGTAGATCGGGTCCGTTTTTGGGTCTTGTTTGCGGGTAGTATCTAGATAGATCAGATGCTCAAGAGTTGGGGGCGGCCTTTTCGTGAGCTGCTCTGTTTTGTTGTACATGTCAGTAGATGTAAACCAATCGTTAGTTTTCAACCGCGAGGCTGCAGCCTGAAGACCATCAATGGGGGCTAAAAGACACCATATCTACCGGCAGGCTACCGATGTAAAGGCCTCATCACACGCAGACGCAACTCTATACATGTGCACTTTTCACTCACTTGCAGCTTTACAAACCTATGCATACCTAGGGCGAGCGGCCGATCAGGGGGGGTAGTACAAACATTTGTAGTTCgcttgaggagctggccTGGTTCATGAGTAGGCCTTTT
Encoded proteins:
- a CDS encoding uncharacterized protein (COG:E; EggNog:ENOG503NVZ8); the encoded protein is MGGVTFMEGNPDRKFPESRVLIIMTGGTICMQPSADGLVPMSGFLELAMAPRPSFNDSTAPSTNITAYTKEGHKLTLSSLRTPTSAYCKHIRYSILEFSPLLDSSSIASAGWTDIALTIQQNYHLFDGFVILHGTDSLAYTASALSFMLSDLGKPVILTGSQASIFALQSDAVDNLLGSLIIAGTFTIPEVCLFFHHTLFRGNRTTKVSASSFEAFDSPNSDPLAKVTSLGVDVNWGLVRRPTRIKEFNVTKTLDTTHVASLRIFPGIWPQLVDSVLRVPDLRGLVLETFGMGNAPGGVDGHLTKAIKQAVERGIVIVNVSQCTNGFVSPLYAPGTALGRAGVVFGGDLTTEAALTKLSYLLALKDRGTVGLEEVKEMMGRSLRGEMTELRVASFVHPAGVVEEDVVGKITAAESAFTALGYAISNGDLRTVRELLEGDEFNHQLLKKADYAGNTAVHLAAVGPEPKILREVLERGASVHVRNRANNTPLYLAEKMVASGTTPKSEECVGLLKEAGGHLWLENEESMANSRRGSVGGSENGNGVNAKPAEEKLTLEVEAPLLGDPESFLWGGATEKVRQEHDAVWKNAMERVRKEQDSVIERARKELDAKLRQELVMVEAERARLLKIGDTPNVQGGADDIESTTGKIVN
- a CDS encoding uncharacterized protein (EggNog:ENOG503P0N9; COG:L); the protein is MAIVTAEEIFATYDQLGEIEAQFDDVETEIIRHQYNLSKDLYVKRAEIVSKIEHFWPLVIEQAPEDIDAFIQPTDAQILLGSIKSIDVKRFEIDTPVEGGDPRSVSIKFEFEENDYFEDKVLEKKFWWRHGKDGFVGYVSEPVDIKWKDGKDLTNGLLSLAKAAWEEEKAAPKKEGKEKKELTPKQKELKEKIEAEDAGSVSFFCFFGFIGERVSAEENIEALKKEAEDRKKRQAGEKVEEDEEMKEDEDDEDWEDEEELDIFPDGDTVAMAIADDLWPNALKYFQQAQESDDISDGEDDESDDDESEEDGDKPSKKHKACAHGCKH